The proteins below are encoded in one region of Segatella copri:
- a CDS encoding outer membrane beta-barrel protein, whose amino-acid sequence MDNKVFLLGLFLLSVANVKAQTQTQNDSLTMENMMHNLPEIMVKGSRPIVKAERGMLSYNMPLLMKQLPADNAYEALTRIPGVSDADGGIKFSGNEVTLIINGQATTLTQEQLADRLKAMPAAQLAKAEVMLAAPARYHVRGMAINIVTKDYAGKNQLSGQINGGLQQNKYSREFGDFYLSMQRGKFGMDAQYQFIDGNSYGESSRIANHPLDNGRIHYNDETWQKSFGIAHDYRLGMNYAFSKNHRLDIAYTGKWQKSCSNNHTTGSSVSGMHYDTHVYLHNVDVNYSLPFGLNISGSYTNYRTPQQQKLDGTMYADENTTETERNLTSGSEQTISKWMFAADQNHSFTHGWGLSYGVKGQFTSNKSYQNTIDKEGNILPNATSSVDINERIWNIYAGFSKQINKAISLEVSAAAEQYHSPIWDKWRIYPSLNALWNINENHLLNLSFSSNSEFPSYWSTMSSVFYSSAYTEIHGNPDLKPYSYYNVNLMWQIKRRYTLMAFASLKPDYSVQLPYQPTDRMAVILKETNFNYENSFGLQASAIFSAGKWLNGNVFAVGIYKHAKSDHFFDLPFNRKKLTAALGGTASIKLCSTQDLRLILNPFFQSKVIQGVYDVSPIFRMNAKLQWTSHDGKWGLRINGSNIFNNKADTRSVQGNQDYRMKINNNWATATFAVIYKFGGYKEKKVKAVDTSRMGH is encoded by the coding sequence ATGGACAATAAAGTATTCCTTTTAGGATTATTTCTGCTTTCAGTTGCTAACGTGAAAGCTCAAACTCAGACGCAGAATGATTCGCTCACAATGGAGAACATGATGCACAACCTTCCCGAAATAATGGTCAAAGGTTCGCGCCCTATCGTCAAGGCTGAGCGAGGTATGTTATCCTATAACATGCCGTTACTCATGAAGCAACTACCTGCCGACAATGCCTATGAGGCTCTTACACGTATTCCTGGTGTTAGTGATGCTGATGGTGGCATCAAGTTTTCCGGCAACGAGGTGACGCTTATCATCAACGGACAGGCGACCACTTTAACGCAAGAACAGCTTGCAGACAGATTGAAAGCGATGCCTGCTGCACAGTTGGCTAAAGCAGAGGTGATGCTTGCTGCTCCTGCACGTTATCATGTTCGTGGCATGGCTATAAATATCGTCACGAAAGATTATGCAGGGAAAAATCAGTTGTCGGGACAGATAAATGGAGGATTACAGCAAAACAAATATTCCAGAGAGTTTGGAGATTTCTATCTTTCCATGCAGAGGGGCAAATTTGGAATGGATGCACAATATCAATTTATTGACGGCAATTCATATGGTGAATCTTCACGCATAGCCAACCATCCATTGGATAACGGGCGTATTCACTACAACGATGAAACGTGGCAGAAATCATTTGGTATTGCTCATGACTACCGACTTGGTATGAATTATGCATTTAGCAAGAACCATCGACTTGACATTGCCTATACGGGAAAATGGCAAAAGTCTTGCTCCAACAATCACACTACAGGTTCAAGTGTAAGCGGAATGCATTACGACACTCATGTGTATCTGCACAATGTTGATGTAAACTACTCACTTCCTTTTGGACTTAACATTAGTGGTTCGTACACTAACTATCGTACCCCTCAACAACAAAAACTTGACGGTACGATGTATGCAGATGAAAATACGACAGAAACGGAACGCAACCTTACAAGTGGCAGTGAACAGACTATCAGCAAATGGATGTTCGCAGCCGACCAAAACCATTCTTTTACACATGGTTGGGGATTGTCGTATGGTGTAAAGGGACAATTCACAAGCAACAAGAGTTATCAGAACACCATCGACAAAGAGGGTAACATTCTGCCTAATGCAACAAGCAGTGTGGACATCAACGAACGTATTTGGAATATATACGCAGGTTTCAGCAAACAGATAAACAAGGCAATTAGTCTTGAAGTATCCGCAGCAGCCGAACAATACCATTCACCGATATGGGACAAATGGCGCATATATCCGTCACTCAATGCCCTGTGGAATATCAACGAGAACCATTTACTCAACTTGTCATTCAGTTCCAATTCTGAATTTCCGAGCTATTGGTCAACAATGAGCAGTGTATTTTACTCATCGGCATATACCGAGATACATGGCAATCCTGATTTGAAACCATACTCTTATTACAATGTCAACCTTATGTGGCAGATTAAAAGACGTTATACGCTGATGGCTTTTGCAAGTCTGAAACCTGATTATTCTGTGCAGTTACCGTACCAACCAACAGACCGTATGGCGGTAATATTGAAGGAAACCAACTTCAACTATGAGAATAGCTTTGGATTGCAAGCCTCTGCAATATTCAGTGCTGGCAAATGGCTCAACGGTAATGTGTTTGCTGTAGGAATCTATAAACATGCCAAAAGTGACCATTTCTTCGATTTGCCATTCAACCGCAAGAAGCTGACGGCAGCACTTGGAGGTACTGCATCTATAAAACTTTGCAGCACACAAGACTTACGCCTTATACTCAACCCTTTCTTTCAGTCAAAAGTAATACAAGGTGTTTATGATGTAAGTCCTATCTTTAGAATGAATGCCAAGTTACAATGGACTTCACATGATGGGAAATGGGGATTGCGCATAAATGGCAGCAACATCTTCAACAACAAGGCAGACACTCGTTCCGTACAAGGTAATCAAGATTACCGTATGAAAATTAACAACAATTGGGCTACTGCTACTTTTGCTGTTATTTATAAGTTCGGTGGCTATAAAGAAAAAAAAGTAAAAGCAGTTGATACATCAAGAATGGGACACTAA
- a CDS encoding DUF4476 domain-containing protein: MKRNDWMALIATTILMFAVCLSASAKGKRNVERGMTKQEVIAILGEPKLTSFDMYGDKWEYAKYNNLFGDSKYITVFFDRNGKVVQYDTRIIEPNSQTSNVQQPHPTPPIYDGRCEPDGRMDYGYCLDDASFSKLYNKVKKASFDDNKFDLIEVASLGCYYSCAQAVSMMNIFTFGDSKLKALRLMAPHIIDLQNAIIIYQQFSFESEKQKVGEILRSSR, from the coding sequence ATGAAAAGAAATGATTGGATGGCGCTCATCGCCACAACCATATTGATGTTTGCCGTATGCCTCTCGGCTTCGGCTAAAGGAAAAAGAAACGTGGAGCGAGGAATGACCAAGCAGGAAGTAATAGCCATTCTTGGAGAACCTAAGCTCACCAGTTTCGACATGTATGGGGACAAATGGGAATATGCCAAATATAATAATCTGTTTGGAGATTCCAAGTACATCACGGTCTTCTTCGACAGAAACGGAAAGGTTGTGCAGTACGATACAAGAATCATAGAACCCAACAGCCAGACGTCGAATGTACAGCAACCACACCCAACTCCACCCATCTACGATGGAAGATGTGAACCAGATGGCAGAATGGATTACGGCTATTGTCTCGATGATGCTTCCTTCTCCAAACTATATAATAAGGTGAAGAAGGCAAGCTTTGATGACAACAAGTTCGATCTGATAGAAGTGGCCAGCCTCGGCTGTTACTATTCTTGTGCCCAAGCCGTCAGCATGATGAATATATTCACTTTTGGTGACAGCAAACTGAAAGCCCTCAGACTGATGGCTCCTCATATCATAGATTTGCAGAATGCCATTATCATCTATCAGCAATTCAGTTTTGAAAGCGAAAAGCAAAAGGTAGGAGAAATATTAAGAAGCAGCAGATAA
- a CDS encoding IS110 family transposase, which yields MDKELYIGVDVSKQTLDLAYYDGESIDWKKAHIKVSNNNAGFKKIGSWVAKVSKGFDIVLFCMEYTGLYTQNFRLWLEEKHYIYRMVEPRKMHRFEPDLDDGLRSLDRIKTDELDSFRIAIYCEQNHRKILRNPSKLPSPVYFKLKRLLAERKQTVKQSVLYKQQLHDICAYDTDLSVERKNGQLKTLNDALKGIDNEIDMYIKEDADISKNFSLLTSIPGIGRVVALETIVLTENFMAIDNPRKYACYIGVAPFKKESGTSVRKGSSVSKKGFKQAKADLSIACLVCMQHIPNIRDYWERKRKEKCSGIVFNAIKFKMILRMFAVIKRGTPYVETDNYRNGKNKQPGVN from the coding sequence ATGGATAAAGAACTTTACATAGGCGTGGATGTCTCAAAGCAGACTCTCGACCTTGCTTATTATGACGGAGAAAGCATTGATTGGAAGAAAGCCCATATAAAGGTGAGCAACAACAATGCAGGTTTCAAGAAAATTGGTTCATGGGTGGCAAAGGTAAGCAAGGGGTTTGATATAGTCTTGTTCTGTATGGAATATACAGGACTTTACACCCAAAACTTTAGACTGTGGTTGGAAGAGAAACATTATATTTATAGGATGGTGGAACCTCGCAAGATGCATCGCTTTGAGCCAGACTTGGATGATGGACTGCGTTCGCTCGACCGCATCAAGACTGACGAGCTTGATTCTTTCCGCATAGCCATTTACTGTGAGCAGAACCACAGAAAGATTCTTCGCAACCCATCAAAACTTCCTTCTCCTGTATATTTTAAGTTGAAGAGGCTTTTGGCGGAACGCAAGCAGACAGTCAAGCAGTCAGTCCTTTACAAGCAGCAGCTTCATGATATATGTGCGTATGACACAGATTTGTCTGTGGAACGTAAGAATGGGCAACTTAAAACGCTCAATGATGCACTTAAAGGCATAGACAATGAAATTGACATGTACATAAAAGAAGATGCGGACATCAGCAAGAACTTTTCCCTGCTGACATCAATACCTGGTATTGGGCGTGTTGTCGCACTTGAAACCATTGTCTTGACCGAAAACTTCATGGCAATAGATAACCCACGTAAATACGCTTGCTATATTGGTGTCGCTCCTTTCAAGAAAGAATCTGGTACATCTGTGAGAAAAGGCTCGTCAGTCTCTAAGAAAGGTTTTAAACAGGCAAAGGCAGATTTGTCCATTGCCTGTTTGGTTTGCATGCAGCACATTCCGAACATCAGAGATTACTGGGAACGCAAGAGAAAGGAGAAATGCAGTGGAATAGTGTTTAATGCAATCAAGTTTAAGATGATACTCCGTATGTTTGCCGTTATAAAACGAGGTACTCCGTATGTGGAGACGGACAATTATCGAAATGGGAAAAACAAGCAACCAGGAGTGAACTAA
- a CDS encoding class I SAM-dependent methyltransferase: protein MNTKILSKDKDPMGAAILDYQKSGRAGRLRVLSSMFEEDEMPVKHLFRKVEEMPMLEQKALQLTKGRVLDIGAGSGCHTLALQEKGLEVKAIDISPLSCEAMELRGVKDAECINLFDEHLETGFDTILLLMNGTGIAGKIEHLPALFQRLKALLNPGGQILIDSSDLKYIYENEDGSFDINLNGAYYGEVDYQMIYKDIKGDCFDWLYVDFPLLKSIAETCGMHGELVAEGEHYDYLARFF, encoded by the coding sequence ATGAATACAAAGATATTATCAAAAGACAAAGACCCGATGGGTGCCGCTATCCTTGATTATCAGAAATCGGGAAGAGCAGGAAGATTACGTGTGCTCTCTTCTATGTTCGAAGAGGACGAAATGCCGGTGAAACATCTCTTCAGAAAAGTTGAGGAGATGCCGATGCTGGAGCAGAAGGCCTTGCAACTCACAAAAGGACGTGTACTGGATATCGGAGCCGGCAGCGGCTGCCATACGCTCGCCTTGCAGGAGAAGGGCTTGGAGGTAAAAGCCATTGATATTTCTCCTCTGAGCTGCGAAGCGATGGAACTGAGAGGAGTAAAGGATGCGGAATGCATCAATCTTTTCGATGAACATCTGGAAACAGGGTTCGATACCATCCTCCTCCTGATGAACGGAACGGGTATCGCCGGAAAGATAGAACATCTCCCTGCCCTCTTCCAGCGCCTGAAGGCGTTGCTGAATCCAGGCGGACAGATTCTTATCGATTCCTCCGACCTCAAATATATCTACGAAAATGAAGACGGAAGTTTCGACATCAATCTGAATGGTGCCTACTATGGTGAAGTGGATTATCAGATGATTTACAAAGACATTAAGGGAGACTGTTTCGACTGGCTCTACGTAGATTTTCCATTGCTCAAATCCATCGCCGAAACCTGCGGTATGCATGGCGAACTCGTGGCAGAAGGCGAACACTACGACTATCTGGCGAGGTTTTTCTAA
- a CDS encoding ATP-binding protein, with amino-acid sequence MIQKEVIREILLENRKEVELQHVVPRNFQMEDFANYVLIGVRRAGKSFMLYQQIQQNLKRGITWDSMLYINFEDERLMGMTAQELNLILEVHGMMSKERPILFLDEIQNINGWEKFARRLADNKYRVYITGSNAKMLGSDVATTLGGRYITKHIMPYSFPEFLQANEVSYDSNTLATTFGRAEVQRHFTNYFRFGGFPEGARLASKRDYINSVYQKIYLGDIASRNKIENQFSLRVLFRKLAESVKQPISFTRLTNIIASTGAKLSKPTLINYLEYSKDAFLVYPIKNIADNLTQRETNPKYYFVDNGIISILAMDVDTSLLENMVAMELLRRYGLEEQVFFYNKNVEVDFYIPDAATAIQVSYNPKKSVETWERESTALIKLSKVLDCKRLIILTYELEENIELKGLNIEVIPVWKWLLDTKIAK; translated from the coding sequence ATGATACAAAAAGAAGTAATCAGAGAAATACTCTTGGAGAACAGAAAAGAAGTAGAATTACAACATGTCGTTCCAAGAAACTTTCAGATGGAAGATTTTGCCAACTATGTTCTGATTGGCGTCAGACGAGCTGGCAAATCTTTCATGCTCTATCAGCAGATTCAACAAAACCTGAAACGGGGAATCACCTGGGACTCCATGCTCTACATCAATTTTGAGGATGAACGTCTGATGGGGATGACTGCACAAGAACTTAATCTTATCCTTGAAGTTCATGGTATGATGTCAAAAGAACGTCCTATTCTATTTCTTGATGAAATACAAAACATCAACGGTTGGGAAAAATTCGCACGCCGATTGGCAGACAACAAATACAGAGTCTATATTACAGGCAGCAATGCAAAGATGCTTGGCAGTGATGTAGCAACAACTTTAGGAGGACGCTATATCACCAAACACATCATGCCATATAGTTTTCCCGAATTTCTCCAAGCCAATGAAGTGTCTTATGATTCAAATACTCTCGCAACCACCTTTGGAAGAGCTGAAGTACAACGACATTTTACTAATTATTTCCGTTTTGGCGGTTTCCCAGAAGGAGCAAGACTAGCATCAAAAAGAGATTATATCAATAGTGTATATCAAAAGATTTACCTAGGAGACATTGCTTCTCGTAACAAAATTGAAAATCAATTTTCTCTTCGAGTTCTATTCAGAAAATTGGCAGAAAGTGTAAAGCAACCGATTTCTTTTACACGTCTCACAAATATAATAGCATCTACAGGTGCAAAACTAAGCAAACCTACACTCATTAACTATCTTGAGTACTCTAAAGATGCATTCTTGGTTTATCCCATCAAGAATATTGCCGACAATCTCACTCAACGTGAGACCAATCCCAAATACTATTTTGTGGACAACGGCATCATCAGTATACTTGCCATGGATGTTGACACATCATTATTGGAGAATATGGTTGCGATGGAGCTACTTCGAAGATATGGACTGGAAGAGCAAGTGTTCTTTTACAACAAGAACGTGGAAGTAGATTTTTACATACCAGATGCCGCAACTGCCATACAGGTAAGCTACAACCCCAAAAAGTCTGTTGAAACTTGGGAAAGAGAATCAACTGCACTTATCAAACTATCAAAAGTACTTGATTGCAAAAGACTTATCATTCTTACATATGAATTAGAAGAAAATATAGAACTAAAAGGATTGAATATCGAAGTAATACCTGTATGGAAATGGTTACTCGATACAAAAATTGCAAAATAA
- a CDS encoding IS110 family transposase, whose protein sequence is MKNKSFVGIDISKNVIDVSIFREDTNIKMFPHEVFNNTRKGFGDMCSWLKKSRVVLSQALFGMEFTGCYSLDLEKFLTSKNYSFCMLSTRIVKHHPMGTIDKRDKNDSAKIADFLYRYDGTECAKPYKLPSKAMQQLKQLVNERKFLVEQRTNFMNRMQMFETKEDSAMYESYIKKLNHDIEKIDQEECELMSKEEDVFDTFQNLLTIPGIGFVNATNIIAITRNFTAFDTARQYARYVGVAPCSHTSGTSVKWRARPSAHCNGQVKADLSMAALRAVEYDVEMQMFYNRKLGGRKDSDTKRKALNAVKFKLICRMFAIGKQKRKWEVLNTSDDRKNLHIEKSKASEL, encoded by the coding sequence ATGAGGTGTTCAACAACACTCGCAAGGGATTTGGCGATATGTGCTCATGGCTCAAAAAGAGCCGTGTGGTACTTTCCCAAGCCCTGTTTGGCATGGAATTTACAGGTTGCTACTCCTTGGACTTGGAAAAATTCCTCACGTCCAAGAATTACTCTTTCTGTATGCTTAGTACACGTATAGTAAAACATCATCCTATGGGGACAATAGATAAGCGAGACAAGAATGACTCTGCAAAGATAGCTGACTTCCTCTATCGTTATGATGGCACGGAATGTGCCAAGCCATACAAGTTGCCAAGCAAGGCTATGCAACAATTGAAGCAACTTGTCAATGAGCGTAAGTTCCTTGTGGAGCAACGGACAAACTTTATGAACCGAATGCAGATGTTTGAAACGAAAGAGGATTCTGCCATGTATGAGAGCTACATTAAAAAGCTCAATCATGACATTGAGAAGATAGATCAGGAAGAGTGTGAATTAATGTCCAAGGAGGAAGATGTCTTTGACACTTTTCAGAATCTGTTGACGATACCAGGAATTGGTTTTGTCAATGCAACAAACATAATTGCCATCACACGAAACTTTACCGCTTTTGACACAGCTCGGCAATATGCGAGATATGTTGGCGTAGCTCCATGCAGTCACACTTCTGGTACCAGTGTGAAATGGCGTGCCCGACCTTCCGCACACTGTAACGGTCAAGTGAAAGCTGACCTGTCTATGGCGGCATTGAGAGCTGTTGAGTACGATGTGGAAATGCAAATGTTTTATAATCGAAAGTTAGGAGGCAGAAAAGATTCTGATACTAAGCGTAAGGCATTGAATGCCGTCAAGTTTAAGCTCATTTGCAGAATGTTTGCCATAGGCAAGCAAAAGAGAAAATGGGAAGTGTTGAACACCTCTGACGACAGAAAGAACTTACATATTGAAAAGTCCAAAGCAAGTGAACTATGA
- a CDS encoding IS3 family transposase gives MLRTECQSQGLGTLCGLFGFTRQAYNKRNVSDGFAEDVIESIIIEKAREYRKSNPGLGAVKLHAILKQMFEDTGCFPGRDAFIEMLRKHGLMVRIKRRRRYKTTDSDHNYRKYPNLIKGVVPTRPNQIWASDITYVETNEGVCYLSLITDLYSHKIVGWAVGPTLETVYPLEALKMAYKSIDEETAKGLIHHSDRGSQYCSQNYVSILKSHGSQISMTQTGDPLENAIAERANGILKTEWLYRMTIPTRKVCKKELTRIIAFYNDERPHMSIGNQTPSVAHTQAGPQQKMWKNPWENSSN, from the coding sequence TTGCTCCGCACAGAGTGCCAGAGCCAAGGTTTAGGCACTCTATGTGGGCTGTTTGGTTTCACCCGGCAAGCATATAATAAGCGCAATGTCTCTGACGGCTTTGCTGAAGATGTCATTGAGTCTATCATCATTGAAAAGGCACGTGAGTATCGTAAGTCAAATCCTGGCTTAGGAGCTGTAAAGTTGCATGCCATATTGAAACAGATGTTTGAGGATACAGGCTGTTTCCCTGGTCGTGACGCATTTATTGAGATGCTGCGTAAGCATGGGCTCATGGTGCGTATAAAGCGCCGTAGGCGCTATAAGACAACAGATTCCGACCATAATTACCGCAAATATCCAAACTTGATTAAGGGAGTAGTTCCTACCCGTCCGAACCAGATTTGGGCAAGTGACATCACCTATGTTGAAACCAATGAAGGTGTGTGCTACCTCTCGCTTATAACAGACCTGTATTCCCATAAAATCGTTGGATGGGCTGTTGGTCCAACATTAGAAACTGTATATCCATTAGAAGCGCTTAAAATGGCATATAAAAGCATTGATGAAGAAACTGCAAAAGGACTCATCCATCACTCTGACAGAGGAAGCCAGTATTGCAGTCAGAATTATGTGTCTATCCTAAAAAGTCATGGCTCACAAATAAGTATGACTCAAACAGGAGATCCTTTGGAGAATGCCATAGCAGAACGTGCAAACGGCATTTTAAAAACGGAATGGCTTTATAGGATGACAATTCCTACTCGTAAAGTATGTAAGAAGGAACTGACCAGGATTATTGCGTTTTATAACGACGAAAGACCGCATATGAGTATCGGTAATCAAACACCATCTGTTGCACATACTCAAGCGGGGCCACAGCAGAAAATGTGGAAAAATCCTTGGGAAAATTCTTCTAATTAG
- a CDS encoding transposase produces MKRKTRIERVYNEDTGWFETREVELNSYSFTDDDRIMIVREYMESGLPAEEIIKKYYISSRTVLFSWMDKFLNEKDLLSLPPEDQNRDDMAKTTNEQLKEKDAEIKRLRKALELEKLRSKAFSTMIDLAEETFNIPVRKKSGTKQ; encoded by the coding sequence ATGAAACGTAAGACAAGAATTGAACGTGTGTATAATGAGGACACTGGTTGGTTTGAGACCCGTGAGGTAGAGTTGAATAGCTACTCTTTTACAGATGATGATCGTATCATGATAGTTCGAGAGTATATGGAGAGTGGGCTCCCAGCAGAAGAAATCATCAAGAAATACTATATAAGCAGTCGTACAGTGCTATTTTCTTGGATGGATAAGTTCTTAAATGAAAAAGATTTGTTATCTTTGCCGCCAGAAGACCAAAACCGTGACGATATGGCAAAGACAACAAATGAACAGTTGAAAGAGAAAGATGCAGAGATTAAGCGTCTCCGCAAGGCTTTGGAGTTAGAGAAGCTTCGCTCTAAGGCATTCTCCACCATGATTGACCTCGCAGAAGAAACCTTCAATATTCCTGTGAGAAAAAAATCTGGTACCAAACAGTAA